A region of the Pirellulales bacterium genome:
TACGGCAGATTTCGATAATGATCGTTGAAGTCGAGCCCGTAGCCCACGACGAACTCGTCGGGAATGTCGAAGCCGACGAAGTGCGGCTCGTACTCGACCTCGACGCGCCCCCGCTTGCGCAACAGCACCGCCGTGCGAATCGACGCCGGACCGAGCTCGTCGAACTGCACCAGCAACTCGAACAGCGTACGTCCCGTGTCGAAGATGTCGTCGACCAGTAGCACGTTGCGGCCGCGCAGATCGGGCAGCATTTGGGCATTGATCGCCAGGGCTCCAGGCCGCGTGGCATTTCCGCGATAGCTGCGCGCCTGCACCAACCCCACCTGCATGGGCAGCTCGATCTGGCGAATCAGGTCGGCCAGCAGCACCATGCTCCCCGTGAGCACCCCCACCACGGTCAGGGGTTCTCCCTGGTAGGCCAGCGTGATTTCGCGTGCGAGTCGCGCCACGCCCTGGC
Encoded here:
- the hpt gene encoding hypoxanthine phosphoribosyltransferase, translating into MKILLPAADISQGVARLAREITLAYQGEPLTVVGVLTGSMVLLADLIRQIELPMQVGLVQARSYRGNATRPGALAINAQMLPDLRGRNVLLVDDIFDTGRTLFELLVQFDELGPASIRTAVLLRKRGRVEVEYEPHFVGFDIPDEFVVGYGLDFNDHYRNLPYVAALEPHELAPESPL